One window of the Pseudomonadota bacterium genome contains the following:
- a CDS encoding Rrf2 family transcriptional regulator produces MQCLRSLCQCLSASGDGGKLLKLSTKGRYSIRAMVSLGILSKLQEGPVSLKNISRVEGISVSYLEQLFVHLRRSGLVKSVRGPGGGYLFARDPEAIFLDEIMAVVKESINPVDCRNCEYYDEAACASGSSRNACCVTRPMWEELDEKISSYLHSISLANLLSGSKGA; encoded by the coding sequence ATGCAGTGCCTGCGGTCTTTGTGTCAATGTCTGTCCGCCTCGGGCGATGGAGGTAAACTTTTGAAGCTTTCTACTAAAGGTCGTTATTCGATTCGGGCCATGGTTTCCCTGGGGATTCTCTCGAAACTCCAGGAGGGTCCGGTTTCTCTTAAGAATATCAGTCGGGTTGAAGGGATTTCCGTCAGTTATCTGGAACAGTTGTTTGTTCATTTGCGGCGTTCCGGTCTGGTGAAAAGCGTTCGGGGGCCCGGGGGTGGATATCTGTTTGCCCGTGATCCCGAGGCGATCTTTCTGGATGAGATCATGGCGGTGGTCAAGGAATCAATCAATCCGGTTGATTGTCGTAACTGTGAATATTATGACGAGGCCGCCTGTGCTTCGGGTTCTTCACGGAACGCCTGTTGTGTGACCCGACCGATGTGGGAGGAGCTCGACGAAAAGATCAGCTCTTATCTGCATTCGATTTCCCTGGCCAATCTGCTTTCCGGGTCAAAGGGCGCATAG
- a CDS encoding cysteine desulfurase — MKDNRIYFDYNATTPVDPQVLALMAEVARKNFGNPSSGHCFGRPVAGIVSRARRQIADLLNAEPEELCFTSGGTESDNLALKGGLLPSLCRGRKVHAVISAVEHPAIMATSAYLESLGAEITRLPVAADGTLSPDQVGEALRDETLMVSLMLANNETGVLFPLAEIAALTRPRGVLLHTDAVQAFGKVAIDVKTLGVDLLSLSGHKVYAPKGIGALWLRSGVELEPLLHGGGQERGRRSGTENPPAMAALGLACELLRGRMGEESERIGRLRDYLEASLQTALDGELIFHGHRRQRVPNTCCLSVPWVDGESLLAHLDLENIAVSAGSACSSGDHRGSPVLRAMGVGPELVQGALRISLGRWSTQAEVDLFLEKFTAIVRRLWAISPLYLKNRRFVAD; from the coding sequence ATGAAAGATAATCGAATCTATTTTGATTATAACGCGACCACTCCGGTCGATCCTCAGGTGTTGGCTCTGATGGCCGAGGTGGCCCGGAAAAATTTTGGTAACCCTTCCAGCGGTCATTGTTTTGGGAGGCCTGTGGCCGGAATCGTTTCCCGGGCTCGCCGGCAGATTGCCGATCTGCTTAACGCCGAACCCGAGGAGCTTTGTTTTACCTCGGGCGGTACCGAGAGTGATAACCTGGCTCTGAAAGGTGGCTTGCTGCCTTCGCTCTGCCGGGGGCGCAAGGTCCATGCCGTCATCTCCGCGGTCGAACATCCGGCGATAATGGCGACCAGTGCTTATCTCGAGAGTCTGGGCGCCGAGATTACGCGTTTGCCGGTTGCCGCCGATGGCACCCTGAGTCCGGACCAGGTAGGCGAGGCTTTACGCGATGAAACGCTGATGGTTTCCCTGATGTTGGCCAACAATGAAACCGGAGTGCTGTTTCCGTTGGCGGAGATTGCCGCCCTGACCCGGCCTCGGGGCGTGCTTCTGCACACGGACGCGGTGCAGGCTTTCGGTAAGGTGGCGATTGATGTAAAGACCCTGGGGGTGGATCTGTTGTCGCTGTCCGGTCATAAGGTTTACGCGCCCAAGGGCATTGGAGCCCTGTGGCTGCGTTCCGGGGTTGAACTGGAGCCTCTACTGCATGGCGGCGGACAGGAACGAGGTCGGCGTAGCGGCACGGAAAATCCTCCCGCCATGGCCGCGTTGGGTCTGGCCTGCGAGCTTTTGCGCGGGCGGATGGGGGAGGAAAGCGAACGTATCGGTCGACTGCGCGATTATCTTGAGGCTTCATTGCAGACCGCCCTGGATGGAGAACTGATTTTTCATGGGCATCGCCGTCAGCGGGTGCCCAATACCTGCTGTTTAAGTGTTCCCTGGGTTGACGGTGAGTCTCTGCTGGCCCATCTCGATCTTGAAAATATCGCGGTTTCAGCCGGTTCCGCTTGTTCCAGCGGTGATCATCGGGGGTCGCCGGTGCTGCGCGCCATGGGGGTTGGCCCGGAGTTGGTCCAGGGGGCGCTGCGCATCAGTCTGGGGCGGTGGAGCACTCAGGCCGAAGTGGATCTTTTCCTCGAAAAATTTACCGCCATTGTCCGCCGTCTCTGGGCGATTTCTCCTTTATATTTAAAAAACCGGCGGTTTGTGGCTGATTGA